A window of Mustela erminea isolate mMusErm1 chromosome 19, mMusErm1.Pri, whole genome shotgun sequence genomic DNA:
CAACCCCGGGGGCTCTCGGTGCCCCCCCAGTCTCGGGGGCTCTCCTCTCGGTCCCGGGTTCCAGCACCCCGCTCCTGGGGGCTGGGCCAGTGGGGCCAGGGGCTGTCTCCCCGCCGTTCCGGGACAAGGCCACTGCGCTGGGCTCGGGGGCTCTCTCCAGCGAGGTCTCTGGGGCTGGCACCCCACTCTCGGGCACCttctcccagagccctggggctcTCCGAGGCCCAGTCTCTGGCAACCTCTCCATGTTCCTGGGGAGTCTCAGGCCCCCATTCTCTGACACCTTCTCCTCGATCTTTGAGGGTGTCAGTCCCCCATTCGCCagcactttctcttctctctcggGGGACCTCAGCTCCCCATTCTCCAAtactttctcctccctccttgggGGTGTCACCTCCCCATTCTCCAGCACTTTCTCCagcactttctcttctctctctggggtCCCTGGGCCCCCATTCTCTGCCACCTTCTCCTCGATGCCCAGGGCTCTCTGGCCCCCGTTCTCCAACACTGTCACCCCGTTCATGGGGAGGCTCGGGTCCTCGTTCAGGCTTGGGGCTTTCTTCCCGCTGCCCAGgactgtggggtccctgctcgggCCCTGGGCTTTCTCTCTGTTCCCGGGgcctctccccaccttcctggGTCCCGTCTCTCGGGGGTTtgcccccttctcccccaggaGGTTCCTTGTCACGTCCTCCCGCAGGGACATCAGCAGCTGCTCGGTGCTCACTTGAACTACGAAGGTCGGCTTCTCCCGGGTCCCCGGCAGTGGGTGGGGACCCGGGTCTGGGGGTGGCCGGGGCGCTCCTGGGTCGGGGGGCTCGGGGGGAGCCCGTGGTCGAGGGACCCCTTCCTCCTCGGCTGCCCCCCCGCCTGGGAAGGCTCCCTCGGGGGAAAAAGGGGTCTCGGTCTCGTAGCCGCTGTCCCCCGGCTTGGGGCCCGGAGACGACAGGCCTGAGCCGGGACTGGCCACGGCTGAGGGAGGGTCGGGGGACACGGCTGGGTCCGCGGGGACCCGGGGaggtggcggcgggggggggggagcgggagGTGGCCCCCGCCCGGGGTACTGGGGCGCCGCCGCCCCCATAAGGGGGTCCAGAAACTCGGGGGGGGCCGAGGTGGGGGGGGCCAGGGGCAGGTCGGCTAGGGAGCCCCGCTCTGCCCGCAGGGACGAGTCGTCCTCTGGGGGATGGGGACAGCCAAGAGCAGGGTGGCCCCCCCAGCCAGCAACGGCTTCCCCCCGCTCCAGGGGCAGGCAGGAGCAGGCCCCCTCTCGGCTGCACAGGGGACAGGGTAGGGGGCCCCGGCGGCTGGGGCCAGCCCCAAGGCTGCTGCTGTCTTCCCCCGGGgagctgccctcctcctcctcctcctcctcttctgcccacGGGGCGGTACCCCGCTCCCCCAGCACCTCGGCAGGGTCTCCCGCCAGGGTCTCCCCGGCACCTCGGCCCTCGGGGTCCCAGCCGCTCAGGAGGAAGCTGCCTGATGCCGAGGACTGGGCCGGGAAGGGCCGAGCTGCAGGGAAGAGGGGGGAGGCCCAGGTCTCGGACACCAGCTGGGGGACCTCGGAAGGGGCCTGGGAGGCCTGAGGGGCAGGCACTCCTGGGTCCAGAGGGTCCCAGTCATTGGGAAAGAGGGGCTCGGGTGGGGAGCCATGCTCCTCGAGGCGGATGTAGTACTCGCTGCTCACCGAGGGGCTGCGGGCACTGATGACCGGCAGGACGCTGGGCGTGGACAGCGCCTCATAGAAAGGGTTGGAGGGGTTGGCAtggggggccgggggcgcggACGCTGGCTGCCAAGGAGGTGCCCCCCCACCGCGGCCAGCCCCCCGCCGCGCCTTCTCCCACAGGCACTCAAGGTTGAGGCCACGGCTGCTCTCAGTGACCGTGAGCACATCGTCAGGGTCGGCCCCGGGGAAGCCATCCAGGAGGGGGAATGGTGAGGAGAGGGTCCCTGGGCGGGGTGCACTGTGCTgtgggggccagggccaggggaagggaccgtctcggggtgggggggggtgggggcgggggtcgtGGGGGACGCTCAGAGAGCAGGTAGGTGAGCTGCAGCTGAAGATCAGAGGCCGAGGGGCGCTGGGCAGGTGGCCGCCAGCAGGACTGCAGGATATCatacctgggggagggggaggcacagGTGAGTAAGATAGAGTTGAAGGTgtgtggagggggcagggagagacccAGGGCATGTGTATGACAGAtggggtggtggagggaggggtcCTGGGGGGGACAGTAAGGCAGATGTAAAGAAATGATAGTTAGGCGGCCTCCTTCTCTGGGCTGTGAGTTCTGGAATCAGAGACAAGCAAGGGGTCTTTCAGCGGTGGATAAACTAGGGTTCAAGTACCAGCCTTGCCTCAGGATTGCCCCTTTCAAGGGGCAGATACCTCCAAGCAGAAAAAAGGGGTGGGGCGTAGCGAGTGCTGAGTGAGGCTGGGGGTGATGTGCGGAGAGGTGAGAGGCTCTGGGACATcctggggtgggctgggagggTCAGGGGTCGGGGATAAGGCCCTGCCCTCACCAGTAGTCCGCATAAGGCAACTTGAGCCTCGGCCGGGCCAGCTTGACGTGCTGCTGGCGGACCACGAAGGCGAGGACCTCCTCGTCTGACAGGTGGCGGTAGGGCTGTGCCCCAAACTCAAAGAGTTCCCATAGGGTCACCCCCAGGGACCTGCGGGGAGCAGAGGGCATAGAGAGGTCAGAGCCTGGCCCTGCCCCGCCTGGGGGCCTCCCCTCCGGCCTCCGTTTCCACAGCCACAGGACCCGTGACCCTTCCCCCTTCCTCGCCGCCCTAGGCTGCGCGCGGGCCCCGGGGCAGGAGGACCCTCTCACCAGATGTTGCTCTCGCGGCTCTGGTCCACCACCATGAAAGTCCCATGCAGCTCCCCAAGGAGCTCAGGCGCCGCCCAGCGCAGCGGGATCCACAGGCGCTCGGGGGTCAGGTAGTAGTCCTCCTGGGGGGGCGGGCCGGAGCCGGTCAGGCGGGTCGGGggccttcccccgccccccgccctgaCGGAGGGCAGCCCCCACCTTGTAGTTGCTGTGGGCTAGCCCATAGTCTCCGATGCGTACGGTGAGGTCGGAGGTCAGCAGGCAGTTGCGCAGGGCCAGGTCGCTGGGGGCGGGGCAAGGACGTGAAGCTAGACTGGGGGAAGCCTGAGACCGACTGCCCGCCTCGCCTGCACTGCGCCCACCGTGTAGGCTCcgccccttctcccttccttgcttttctcctcccctccccttctggcTCCTCCCCTCAAtggctcctccccctctcccctaaGACTCCTCCTCTCCCGATTCCGCTCCCCTCTACTGATTCCTCCCGCTCCTCTTCcgacccctcccctccaggttCCTCCCCTCCTGACTCGCCTTCTCCCGTAGTTGAGCCCCTTCCTTGCggctctgcctcccaccctcaTAGCCTCGCCTGCCTCCTTTAAGTAGTACCCCACACACACTCTTCCCCGTGGCCCCCCCGGCTGCCACCTGTGCACGTAGTTGTGGGAGTGGAGATGTGCCAGCCCGCGGGCGATCTCCAGGCCCATCCTCTGCAGTGTCCGCAGGTCTCGAGGGGGCAGCTCAGGGGACAGGCCCTCAGGGGGTCTCTGGGCCCGGAGGTAACGTTTCAGGTCCCCCTGGGAGGGAGGACAGGATGGGGTCAGTACGACCCCCCCCTTCCAGGGATCCACTCATCCCGCCTATCCgaggggaggatgggggggcGGCCTCTGCACGCAGGGGGCAGtccctctgagcctgtttcccctgCGGCTTAAAAGGGCACAACAAGAGAACCCACCTCGCATGCTAGTTGACTGCGCCAACCGAGCGAGCGCTCTTCCACAGTGAGCGCTCAGGAAACGTTAGCGCACGTCGCGCGTGTTTTTGCCAAAGATTCCCAGGCCCTCAGGCTTGCTGGCAGCCCTCAACCCGTCCAGCCCGCCACCCCGCCCTCCCTCCGCAGACCCTCACCAGTTGACAGAATTCCATAATCAGCAGAAAGGGCAGTGTCTCCACACAGACGCCCAGGCACTGGAGGACGTTGGGGTGCTGCAGGCTcctggggccagggtggggaggCGGCAGGGTCAGGGCACAGCCGCCACCGTCCCACCGCAGACCCCTGTCTCGCCCCAGCCTCCCCGCAACACCAAAATGTTGCTCCACCTCCCGGCTCCCGGCCGCACCCCCACACTCACGCTCCCTCAACACACAGCTTCCTACCCCGGGTCCCCATCTCAGGACCACCCCACTCCTCCCCAGTTCCCAGGCCAGACCCCCAGGTGCCTCCTTGCCCTCCTGCATCTTCACCTCACCACCCCCActaccccacccccctacccccccctcccgcacacaccccctccccccagcctggcTGGAGCTTCTTCATCTCCTGGCCTCTCTTctcagcctcctccctgcctcgGGTCTCTCCCTGGCAGTCTGTCTCTGACATGCCACTGGCTGCACAAAGCCCTCCGTGGCTCCCGATCACCCGAGGATGGAGCAAGGCTTGATCCTGGGTGTGTCCTGCCCTTCCTCAGCGTCACTTGTCCCCACCACGCCCCGCGCATCTCCCCAAACACACAGGCACCCACTGAGACCGCAGGCCTTTGCGGTTCTGCTTCCACTCAgcagtcctcctcctccctcagtccTCGGCTTCAACATCATTTCCCCAAGAAACGTCACCACCCTCAAGCCCCCTCTTTTAGCCTCACACTGTGGGTAAGAGTCAGGCTGGGGGGCAAGGGGAAAGTTGAATCCTGAGtccacctttttgtttttttaagtcatctctaccccaaacgtgggacttgaacttatgaccccgagatcaagagttgcatgctctggggcacctgggtgactcagtgggttaagcgatccacccttgatttcagcccaggtgagatctcagggtggtggg
This region includes:
- the LMTK3 gene encoding LOW QUALITY PROTEIN: serine/threonine-protein kinase LMTK3 (The sequence of the model RefSeq protein was modified relative to this genomic sequence to represent the inferred CDS: deleted 1 base in 1 codon), which gives rise to MPGPGAFILLAAVSASGCLASPAHPDGFALGRAPLAPPYAVVLISCSGLLAFIFLLLTCLCCKRGDVGFKEFENPEGEDCSGEYTPPAEETSSSQSLPDVYILPLAEVSLPMPAPQPSHSDMTTPLGLSRQHLSYLQEIGSGWFGKVILGEIFSDYTPAQVVVKELRASAGPLEQRKFISEAQPYRSLQHPNVLQCLGVCVETLPFLLIMEFCQLGDLKRYLRAQRPPEGLSPELPPRDLRTLQRMGLEIARGLAHLHSHNYVHSDLALRNCLLTSDLTVRIGDYGLAHSNYKEDYYLTPERLWIPLRWAAPELLGELHGTFMVVDQSRESNIWSLGVTLWELFEFGAQPYRHLSDEEVLAFVVRQQHVKLARPRLKLPYADYWYDILQSCWRPPAQRPSASDLQLQLTYLLSERPPRPPPPPPPPRDGPFPWPWPPQHSAPRPGTLSSPFPLLDGFPGADPDDVLTVTESSRGLNLECLWEKARRGAGRGGGAPPWQPASAPPAPHANPSNPFYEALSTPSVLPVISARSPSVSSEYYIRLEEHGSPPEPLFPNDWDPLDPGVPAPQASQAPSEVPQLVSETWASPLFPAARPFPAQSSASGSFLLSGWDPEGRGAGETLAGDPAEVLGERGTAPWAEEEEEEEEGSSPGEDSSSLGAGPSRRGPLPCPLCSREGACSCLPLERGEAVAGWGGHPALGCPHPPEDDSSLRAERGSLADLPLAPPTSAPPEFLDPLMGAAAPQYPGRGPPPAPPPPPPPPRVPADPAVSPDPPSAVASPGSGLSSPGPKPGDSGYETETPFSPEGAFPGGGAAEEEGVPRPRAPPEPPDPGAPRPPPDPGPHPLPGTREKPTFVVQVSTEQLLMSLREDVTRNLLGEKGANPRETGPRKVGRGPGNREKAQGPSRDPTVLGSGKKAPSLNEDPSLPMNGVTVLENGGQRALGIEEKVAENGGPGTPEREEKVLEKVLENGEVTPPRREEKVLENGELRSPEREEKVLANGGLTPSKIEEKVSENGGLRLPRNMERLPETGPRRAPGLWEKVPESGVPAPETSLERAPEPSAVALSRNGGETAPGPTGPAPRSGVLEPGTERRAPETGGAPRAPGVGRLDLGSGGRAPVGTGMAPGGGLGSGVDAKAGWVDSMRPQPPPPLPPSEAQPRRPEPAPQRARPEVASSEAEPGAPDSRAGGDTAPSTDGDPPKPERKGPEMPRLFLDLGPPQGNSEQIKAKLSRLSLALPPLTLTPFPGPGPRRPPWEGADAGAAGGEAGGAGSPGPAEEDGEDEDEDEEEEEEAVAAGAAAGPRGPGRARAAPVPVVVSSADADAARPLRGLLKSPRGADEPEDSELERKRKMVSFHGDVTVYLFDQETPTNELSVQGPPEGDTDPSTPPAPPTPPHPATPGDGFPSNDSGFGGSFEWAEDFPLLPPPGPPLCFSRFSVSPALETPGPPARAPDARPAGPVEN